Within the Mycobacterium gordonae genome, the region GCGTAGTCGACCGCGTCGTACCACTCGGATAACTCCTCGACGGTGAGGTCCCGGCCAATCTCGACATTGCCGAAAAACCTGAATTCCGGACGCCTAGCAATGGCATCGAAAAGCTGACCCATCAACTTCTTCTCCGGGTGGTCCGGAGCCACACCGGCTCGAACCAGTCCATGGGGAGTCGGCAGCCGTTCGAACATGTCGACTTCGACCGCGCGGTCGGTCAATGGCGCCGTGCGCCCGGCGGCATAGGTGCCGCCGTCGACGCCGAGTAGATGCCTGGCGGCGTATACGCCCGCTGGTCCCGCCCCCACCACGGCGACTCGAAGCCTCTCTGTGCTAGCCACGTGCATCAGCTCCGAAGTAGTCCCGATTGATATCCACGTAGTGGCGCCACCGGTCGGGGAGTTGCGCGGCGCTGAACACCGCGTCGACCGGGCACGCCTCAACACAGGCTGCGCAATCGATACATGAAGCGGGATCTATATAGAGCTGTTCGGCCCGATCGAACGCCGGATCGTCGGGAGCGGGGTGGATACACCCGACCGGACAGATCTCCAGG harbors:
- a CDS encoding 4Fe-4S dicluster domain-containing protein, which produces MAFVIAAPCVADYSCLEICPVGCIHPAPDDPAFDRAEQLYIDPASCIDCAACVEACPVDAVFSAAQLPDRWRHYVDINRDYFGADARG